In Oryzias melastigma strain HK-1 linkage group LG6, ASM292280v2, whole genome shotgun sequence, the DNA window TCTGTCTCCAAATATGGCTCTTTTTCATGaactttgaaaaataagtttctgattgaaaacttttgaaacagaaaaatatttccttgaaaaGAGCAATTACACAAATAAGGTTAACCACATGAACAGACTGGTGCTTTTCTGCAGCCCAGAACcacaaatgcattttatttaataaaaatagctaaatgtcaaaCATGCCAtaggaaaaaatggaaaaaatgtgagCATGGAGCTGAGACAGAATACAGCAGAAGAGCTTTAACACAAACCTGCAACCtgatttaaaagtttgattaaaactaCAGGATGGTAAGCTGAACAAGGACCATAAGAAACCGTCAGCTGAGTCTGTCTGCTCGCTAATGTATGTGGGACAGAAAGCCATTATGATTTAGTGGAGCGCTGTCAGGgacaaattaatatttcaagCATGAGGGTGTCACAGGGAAACATGGATGAGGAATAGAAAGCAATCTGGTAAATGTTCAGGTGAAGTTCCCTCATGCGTTATCATGGGGTTTACCAACCACTGATGGAGATCGGTCTGACAGCAGGTCCTCAGTTCTTTTGGTCACACTGTTCACATCAACATTCTTGTTTCATTCTGTTCCTTAGAGGGACTCTGATCGCAGGACGACGACACAACAGATGGTTCACCTTCCTTCTTCATCAAGCCACAAACAAGGATCTGATGGTTAAAGTCTGAGTGTAAAGCTCCTCAAAGGATTTAGGTTGTGGAAACAGCTGCTGGATCCACATATGTCAACAGTCAAAGATTAGAGAATCAGGTGAAGGCAGCACCAGCACAGAGATCAGGACGGTAAAACTCAGCAGTCTGTTTCATGTACCTGTCAGCAGGGAGGAGACGGAGGCAGAAGGACGGCTGCAGATGCAGGAAGAGCACGCACAGGAATTTCCACTGAGAAGCCATCGCTGTGGGGACCACAGTGTGACACACCAACACGCACTTCCTCTCATCCCTTCACATCATAATCTACTTAAATCAGCCCACTGTCTATAAACTCAACTCAAGGATCAGCCAATCAGGGCAGAGAGGGGATGAAGGGGTTGATGGAGCCCCGCCCACTGATTAAACATGGTGTTTCCTCATGTCAGCAgttacaaatacaaatattaaacatCCATAGATGATGATCACAATGATCAACTGATGGGAACCATCTAAGGAGGAGATAGACATTAGAAATCTAGATGAAGTTGATGAAGGATTACAAAACTGCCCCATAAGAGAAATTTAGTAGAGAAAATTCCATtagtttgttcaaaattgtttttggactaaacaagatgctttttttgttcatagttCTTTCTCTTCAGTTCTAATGTCTCTTAACAGGAAGTGCTGCATTTAccaataaagtaaataaaagcttAGTGATAACACTCATTTTGTCCCATAATAAcaatattatcttttttttgctttttgttgtaACTTTTACTCTtaatttcaaacattaaaaagaaataattaaaaaaagacaaagtattccataacattcatatttttgttactacaattattcttgttgttttaattttgtttttataataagaGGTAGGAGAGATTGAGACATTGAGCTCCTCTTTGGGATTGACCAGGATGTATAGGATCGGAAATTACTAAGAACAGCTCATAAGATAAGCAAGAAACGAATTCCAAACTCTTTTagagtttttcaaaaatggTATAATTTATCcaatttaaaattgtgtttatggtTGTAAAAGTCCAGCAACTCTAagcgtttttgttttcattaaagtttctttactcagatcatcttttatttccCCTTATGGAGCCATATTTAAACAGCAGGAGGTCCATGGATGCAGTAGATTGGAAATGAAGCAGTTGGAGTGAGTGAGGAGCAGATAACGGATTGAATAGATGAGAATGATTCCACGTGGAGAGCCCTGAAAGAGaacaaccaaacaaacagaTAATTATGAATGAACTATTTCGGTCAGTAGTTGGCACAATAGCCGCAGGAATTTAACGTGTAACAGTACAAAAAGAGTACAATTAATTTTAGTATTAGTAGTATTGTTAACAGTAGTAACTGTCTGATGGATGTTTCaccaccatttttgttttaaaactataaatgtacGTCTATAGAATGGCCTACACAGCCGGATTACAGTTCAAAATAATACGTCTTTCAGATTAAAGGcgaaatttaaattaaaataaacaataataacaacaaaaactcatAGCTATGTGGCAACGTAGCgtgttatttgttttcttgtttgtctgCTACAtagagcaaaaatatttaaataatttattcagGCAGCTTTGTCGATACCTCTAGTCTCCGGTCCTCAGACTAGTCTTTGCCGCGGTGCATGCTGGGTCCTTCCTTTCCATCCCAGCTCGTTTCGCAGTCATGGGTGAGTCTGACTTTTCATCTATTATACGCGTTTATCCAGCTACTTTCGTTCCGTTTTTGCTCCTGAACAGCCTTTGAACATCACGTGAACACGTTTACTTGAGAAATCGTTAgtgaaatgttacatttgaagATAAATTTACCCGTTTACGTTTTTATGTTGTCCACAACGTGGAGCCGCCATGCTTTGCGGGAGTAGCAGCGCGTTCGCGGCGACGGGTTAACGACATGTCCTGGTAAATTCCACTCACTGTTTTATCGTCACTGTGCTATTATTTTTCAACTACTTAATAGAAGCGGGTTAGTTTATTTCCCAGCGGTTGCTCGGTAATGTGAACTTTTCTTTGTGAGTATATAAGTCCTCAAACATTGATGTTCGGACTCACTCTTCTGAACGTTTTTAGTACGTGTCTACAGCAGGATCAACCTCTCAGTATCAAAagttcagctcattcagaatatttgagcttttgaatcattatataaatgtttatgtagctgatgttttatttattaggcAGTCTTTACAAGATTGGATAGCAGTTGCTGTTAGATATTTGCAGTTAATACCTGTATTAATTTGCTTCCTTTATGTTATTTGTGGTATTTAACTGTAAGGCTAATTGAACATATGCAATCTAACATTTCTTCAggaaccccccccccatcatCTGTCAGAATTTATGCCTTCATTTCCACTTGAACTGCAGCTTTCTaggaaaacaaatctttttttttttcctaaataatgGTTGTGTTTACTTGGGTTGTTTCAATAGGGTTGTTTATGTTGGCAATGGTTTTAATTATCCTgtcaaattttgatttaatatgacacatttttgataTAATGCAGCCATGTTGTTTAGTAAATGTCTTCCTCCATCTTTTGCTCGTCTTTTCAGGAAAGTGTCGTGGTCTGCGTACTGCCAGGAAACTGCGCAATCACCGCCGTGAGCAGAAATGGCATGACAAACAGTACAAGAAGGCCCATCTGGGCACCGCTCTGAAGGCCAACCCCTTTGGAGGAGCTTCTCACGCCAAGGGAATTGTCCTGGAGAAAGTGTGAGTATTGTTTTAAAATCCTCAGTGGCTGGCCCATGGCtggcattttcatttttactggaCTTCATGTCTAAActtaaaatccctttttttttttttgttttatttttttggttctttgcTTTTTGCTTGAGCCTATAGGCATGAAGGATTTCTGTGCTGCTGCAAATTTCGCACATGGGATCATGCAGTTTTTCAGTCGAGCTCTTCTTAGGCTTCAGAAACTTTGTATGTActaaactgatgtttttctacAGTGGTGTGGAAGCTAAGCAGCCCAACTCTGCCATCAGGAAGTGTGTGAGAGTTCAGCTGATCAAAAACGGCAAGAAGATCACAGCCTTCGTCCCAAATGATGGTTGCCTCAACTTCATCGAGGTAAACCGCAGCTTTGTCTTTTATAAATGTGAAGCTGGTGGTCCATTTGTTGATTAGTAATCCCCTCTTCTGTTCCTGCAGGAAAACGACGAGGTTCTTGTGGCCGGTTTCGGGCGTAAAGGTCATGCTGTGGGTGACATTCCTGGAGTTCGTTTCAAGGTGGTCAAAGTGGCCAACGTGTCTTTGCTGGCGCTCTACAAGGGCAAAAAGGAAAGACCCAGGTCATAAACTGTTGAGActacagataaaataaaagttgtttcaaTTACAAAGTGGTTGCttcttgttctcattttttgTTCGACATAGACgttgaatcgttttttttttcttgctgtgtTTCTTGCTGCTGCCTTCTTGGTCCAAACATGGTTTTCAGACCTGATGTTGCTGCTGGGTTACCAGATTATGCGCTTTGTCagattttagtatttttttttccaaaacttcacaCCTATGGATTTTTCATGCAATGAGTCTGTTTACCTGACATTACACCTCTAAACAGGAGTTTGTTTGCTCCAAAATTGTCTTTCAAAGGATAAAAGCTTCATTGTTgggattttctgtaaaaatgttctgttaCAAGTCAAAGAACAATTCTAACATCTAGTTTATAGTCTAAAACTTGGaaataaaactgacaaatgaaattattttaaagcaagcaaaaaatgtatacttttttttatttaattgttcaTTCTGGATCTTATCCATCATGAAGAAAGTACGGATTAATTTTGTAAATCAAAAATTTCTGTTGGCTTCCTATATGAGGTGACAAATAAGATTTGGTTTACAAGCATGAACTGTATTATAGACTTATCTGGattattttggaattgtatttctgattcatattggtttggtttgtttttttagcctgGTGCCTTTAAACAGCTTTTGTTCTGATTTGTTACttcataaataatgtaaatagaATTGAAAACGATCCTTCATTTGTGTTGAGGGCATCTCCTCTTGGAATGAACATGGCACGAATGAACATGTCGGGGCTCAGCACACATCAGGGGGAAAGTGAAGGAGAACTGGTGACTAACCAACCATGCAGCACTTTCCGTCTTGGTTtgggttttctcttttttgtttgaaatatggttttctgttcattaaaaaaaacagggaaaattATTCAGTTCAAGTTTTAGAACAAATAACTGCAGAGAcgtttcagataaaaaaatatcatctaGATCTCATAATTCTGCCAACATTTAAACACAACTGTTAGAAACTGCATAAAATCCTATATTTAACAAGATACTGTATTCGATCTGTAATTTAGAATGAATAATCCATTGTGGTAATCTCTTTCATGATAGACCTTCACAGAACAGGggattaaactgtatttttcaaaagttttttttcttagcaaaaaaataagtttaagaTTTTCATTCTTTAgtcatttaactaaaaaaataattgggaTTTAGCAAGCACCAACTTTTACAGTGAGAATCCgtttcctttgtgttttttttctgttcaattcAACTTCGGGCCAATTTGACGAGTAGCTTTTTGTCTTAAATCCTGATTTTTCCAGAGACCATCTCATACTGTCCGTGTTGAATTTTGCATTTTGGATCATTGTGTTAAATGGAAGCATCGTGTGCAgatgcctttattttgaaaacacgTTCTCAGATTTCCCCAGTTGTCATGGGTTATACCATAGATATATCTATGGGTTATACCATTACACCACAAACAGGGGGGTCATGTTTAAGGCCATTTTTATTAGGACGATACTAGAGTTTACCTTTTATTTGATCGGATGATTTGattaactttattgttttattattaaaatgcaaGTGAACGGCTCATCACGGAGGTTCTTGGTGGTTTAGAACCCGGGAACTCGTTTGATTTGGCCTGCATCTTAATTCCGTTTCCCAACCGTTGTTTCCGGATTCTCTTTTTGTTCATAGCAGAACAGAAGGACGCTCTCGGACCCAGAAGATGGCAGTAAACGCGCGTTTGACCCAGCTCCCTTAAATCCCCGTGAAGAAGACCTCTGCCCGCCCCGCAGGAAGCATGGCGCAGGGTTGCGAGTCGATTTGTTCTCTTGCGCTGCGGGACCGGCGGGTAACGGCGGCGTGAAGCGGGACTCGAGCCGACTCACGGCGGCGGAGTGACTGTTCGGACACTCGTCGGGTGGTGGCTAGAATCCCGCCATGGACGACGGCATCGTCCGGAGAGCGGCGTGCCGTACGAGGAAGGTGTCCTCGGGGTTCCTCGCAGCTAACGTTAGCCAGCATGATGGCGAGACGGTCAACGTAGCGTTTCCCCGGGAAGCGCATCTTCCGGCGGGTGGACTGAGCGCCGCAGCCCGGCTGGTGGAGCGGAGGAACTCCGCGCCGCAGGTGGTGCACCAGAGACACATGCCGATGGAGCCTAAGAAGTTCCACATCccgaggaaaacaaaggagcAGAGAGGTGCTGTCTCACGTGTGGAAGAACCGCCTCCATGTTTACATCCGAGAGATGTTTCTGAGAGCATCTGCTTGTCTCATCGCCTCTACAGAGGAAGTCTGACCTCTGTTTGACCCTTCTGGGCACCCGTTTAAAACCATTCGAGCCTTTCTGTTGGGAATCTGATCTGTGGTGTAAACTCTGGATGAGTTGTGACAGGAAAAGCGCGAAAATATAGTCTCATCTGAAACACGGATCTTAAGGCAGAAGTTTGACAGTACAAAAGTACCGTACAGGGTTTTAATGCAAACGGATGAGCAACCGTCTatgaaaataatcagttttcttaataataataatacattttatttatatgacgCTTTTAAAAGACATGGAGACGCTTACAAAAccaattacataaaaaaaacagtagtaagaagcatttgatttaaaaatgaaaatgcaaagtatgaaataaaatcaaagattaaaagcagttttaaaaagctgaGTTTTCTTCTCAATTTGAAGAAGCCATTGGTGCTTCATAAAAAGCATCATCATTTTTCCAGggtaaatttagtttttgagcATCACTGCAGTGACATCTGACGCTGTTGACatgttcatgcttttattttggtgacgGGTACATCAAGCTTTCATGTTTGTAGCAGTTTGAACCAGATTGGAGTTTCTTCACGGCCCACAACTTTAACTCTTAAGTGTCTGTGGTTCTAAAGCCGAACTGAGTTCTGTGTGCTTTAGAAAGGATCTTTAGTCAAATGTGAAACTGCCAGCTGCTCCCCCGTCTCCTGAGAATGTTGTGGGTTGTTCTGAAGAAGGTCTCACTGGCTTTTCATGGTTCCCGTCCCCTACAGAGCAAAAATCACAGATTTAAACATGTCTAACATGTCTGATGATTGGATGATTCTGAGCTTTGGTCTTCACAGGAGACTCCTCCAGTTAATCTATGAGCTCCAATGTTCTGGGACCCAGCAGAACCTTTTCTCCCATGTTTTCCTCTGGTCCCTCTCTGCATTTCTCTGTGAAGCCATTTCCTCCTTCAAAAGCAGTCCACAGTCACCACTTTTTATAGTTGAAATGTATGCCAAAAAAGCATCTATTCCTGAATGTTGTTGAACAGTCTGAGTTTGGTCTCCTTCCTTCAGCTCTGTTCCAGCTTGTCTCCATGGAGTCCAGAGAATATGAAGACATGAAGAGCATCCTGACCTCCAGCTACATCGACCAAAACTCTGCCGGCTGCTTCACCTACAGCAGACCTCGGCTCGTGCACAGCGAGCTGCTGGAGAAGGAGGTGAGACGGGAACAGGGCTGGCGGTTCTGAAGATGTCATGGCGTCGGAGCTGGAGGCCGACTGGGCTGGAACCTCATAATCACCCGCTGAGCTGTTTCTCGTTTCAGTTTGTGGAAAAGAGGAAGGAGTTGAAGGCTGAGGGGAGAACAgagaaggagctggaggagagctACTGCTTCCTGTTGGCAAACTCTGAGGAGGTAAAATAAACGCTCCTTTCCATCAGTGGGAGGAGttacttttggtttttatttgtagGTTTAGACATCTGATCCTTTTGCTGTGGAAAAGAATGTCCTGCTCTCTGGATTGCTCGAGCAGTTGATCTGATGACGTTAAGACATGACTGTAGATCTGCTTCTTTCATCAGCTGCCCTTCCTCTGCGAAAAGGGCCTGACAGTAGATCACAGCGCCGTCACGCTTCTGGGGAACCCCAGTAAAGGTAGGACCACCACCAGGTGTGCCCACTCCTGAAGCTCAGCTGGAAAAGTCGAGATGTTCTTTAAGAACTTTGTGTATCTGGGAGCTGGTTTGCTCATCAAagcagttttactttgaaagagaACTTCCTGGCCACATGCTGGGATGTAGCTCGGTTCTGACAGAACCTCAGTTTTCCTTCAGAACCCAACGTAGCAACCAGccaattactttgtttttattttcatcaacaTGCTGTCCAGCACAAGCTGCTTAACAAAAAATACAGGgtataaacatttgttaaaacaataaatgtcaTAAGACGCATTagcaaaacaatcaaataaaataaaaaaatacaacttaagaAGGAGAGAAACGCTGTGTCAGGTTTGTGCCcgttttcatgttttccttGATTTCCACAAGAATcgtccattcattcattcattttcttgtccgctttgtccctttcggggtcgcggggtgccggagcctatcccagctgctgacgggcgaaggcggggttcaccctggacaggtctccagtctgtcacagggcctcaatcacactcacatacatacctaggggcaatttagagtcatcaattaacctataaggcatgtttttttctttgtaaaagaTCATGGAATCTTCTGGATCTGCAGTAGATCTTTTCCCTGTTCTGTCAACGTTATCATTATTACACAgattcacacaaacaaaaacacttgagtggtttttctttttcccttttattcacacatgcatgaaaaaaacaaaagtcctgAAGAGCTTTTAAGGCTTGTTTCCATTGAGTGGTCTGGTCCAGTATTCTTCgcgttttcattgtaaaatgggTCCGTTAAACGGTACTGACCCGTACCTCTTAGGGGTTCCCCTtcagttgtaggtccataggaACATGTAACAGAACGGTTGGGCACTGTAGCCacctgctgattggcagaaagggatgacaacattagaaagcaccaatacaGCGCTAATCTAAGCTAACGTTTGAGAGCATTTACAGCAGTATTCATCTCGGCCGCCTGCAATCATACAGAAAGTgaagcaagaaaaagatgaactgctggatgacctccattgctgttgcttttctagtcgtcgcactacaatgacgcaatgacactaACGTTCATGAGCCAtgaaacaaaccgctcagtggaagcacTCGCCAGAATCAACTGGAGGAACCAGGAGAACATGAAGGTGTTCCAAACACTCCCTGCGTTTTGTTAAAATCTgttacattttgagtttatttaacCTCAACTGCACACAGGCACACATTTATATTCTTTAACAGTCGTTCCATCCTGATGTTTGCTGGGATGGAAAACATGACATCAGTGTTATAaaaactttcatgtttttgtatcataaaaatacttaaaaaaagattatttctgATCAAGAACAAACTAAAATCAAACTTGTTTGAAAACTTTAGgaaaataattgatttgatCCCAACAAAGAGTAAAAATTTAAGCTATTGAAAATCCAAAACCccatttgtgtttaaaacatctgttttattttgtggtgTGATGGAAATGATGCTCTCTCTGAGTATTTGACTGAAatttatatatgaaaaataaattaaaatagttcaattacagctctgtctggagacgtcagcaaaaatcaaaatactcataaaaaaagttagatttccAAAACAATTTTATTGGAGGAAACCCTGGTTTTGATGTTCAGACAGTCCTTTAATAACAAATCCATCTGTTCAGATCTCCTCTGTGGAGCTCAGATTGCATCAACTCCCCCCCTGAACCTTTCTAACAGCTGATGTGTGTCTTTTAGGTGTGTATCTGTCCAAGTACTCGGATCTGCTCCAGACGAGTCCTTTAACGTCCGGAGCTTCAGGAGAGATCATCATCTTCAAAGTGATGAAGGTAAATGAGGTCTCAGGGGTCTTTCTCCGTCTGAGCTGAGGTGACTGcagcaaagatttaaaatgcgtttccatggtgacttttttctaaaaaccagAAACCTTTTGTTCTGTTGAGCATTCAGACATGGTTTGTTTCTAATGGAGTTgcatgtctgcatgtctgtTTTCATGTCAACacattcttagtttttttttcttagttttttttcttgtttgtaatctcagatttagttttttttatttatttacctgaatTCTGTGGCGATAAGTGAATCACCTCCTGCAGATTTGCATGATGGGATTCATAGTTAAATGTAGAAACAGCTCCTGAACAGCTGAAGAGTTCTCCATCTGTTTGTGGATTGCTTCCCTCATCAAACTCCGTCTGTGAAGATCCAATGACTTCTCCCATGAGGAGAACTTCTTCTTGTCTTTATTGCAGGGTTTTTCCTCCCGAGCAAATGTATTACAAGTGGACTTTTTTAGCAggtatatttacataaataaaaaaggacaaattagtAATATTTCATTTCAAGTTTAACACCTCATGGAAACTATCAGATTCGTGGACATTTACTGAACATGGGATTGAACAACAAACATGGACTCATTACTTCTCAGCTACTCATTTGCACAGTGAACAGCCTGTGGCAGAACATTTGACTCATCAATGTTTCATCttataaaaccttttcagacaCTCTTGGTAGTCAAAGACCTCTTGCTTAGGACCATCAATTGTAACTTTACAACAGACATCCAGTTTAATGTGACTACACTCCACCAGTCAGGATTTTCCTCTTccctttttgaaaaaacagttgcttattttaagattttccaTACCTGTAAAACTAATACATTGACTAACATGATTCAGGttggaataaatatttattacgTCTAGCTAGATATACACGGTTATAGAAGAACCAATACTcgctaggggtgtaacggatcacaaaacatgtagtttctcactacatttacatgtctggagatcaaatctacaaaaactgagagaaaataatGCTGACTATGTCATTTTCCCCATCGCCCCTTACCCCAATAtccaaattaaatctaaaatgaaaaagttaaattaaacttttcactGAGAATCTCAGTGAGCGTGTGTGTGCAACATTTTGGTCATGTGCGCTCTCGGGGATTCTGGCTCGCAGAGACATTCTCCTATGGCGAGTGAAAAAGGACTTTTGACACTTGGGCGTACAGGGATGTACGTGCGCGCGCTCACAGAGATTCTGCTAACTCGCACTCATCACTTGTGCCCGAGGGAGCAGCTCACGCACACGGATGTAGACAGTCTCTCGCGCAcgaggatttttttctgctcacgGAAGACAAACACGAGTGGGCAGGAGCAGAAAGCGCTCATGGGGGtctgaattaataaataatgcGCTAATTTGGACACAGCGCCACTCGCCCTTACTGGTGGGCGAATGTAACTGCAGTTACAAATGATTGAAAGATCGCGGCTTGAGAACACTTGAACATATGTTTGATTAAACGGCAGGAGCTGGTGGCGCTCGTAAATTAGGTGGTGGCGGCCGCCACCAAATTCtatgcaggaaaaaccctgctttattgttttactttcagACGAGTGGAAGGATGGAGATAAAGTCTCCCTCCGGTGGCAGTCTTCCTCAGGAAGCTGCATCTTCCACCTGTCTGATAAGAAAAGTTGGGATGAACCTCATCTGAATGAGCTTTGTTTTCGTTTTCAGGGAAAAGTGAAGAGTATCTATGAAAACATGAAGAATCTCCTGGACCCGACGCCTCGCTTTGACGCCCACCTCGCAAAGAATGCCAGCAAAGTCACCTCACTCACCTGTTATCGCGCCTTTGAGCTCACACAGGTGAGATCGACTGCAGGAACAGC includes these proteins:
- the rps23 gene encoding 40S ribosomal protein S23, whose translation is MGKCRGLRTARKLRNHRREQKWHDKQYKKAHLGTALKANPFGGASHAKGIVLEKVGVEAKQPNSAIRKCVRVQLIKNGKKITAFVPNDGCLNFIEENDEVLVAGFGRKGHAVGDIPGVRFKVVKVANVSLLALYKGKKERPRS